In Microvirga sp. 17 mud 1-3, the genomic window ACGGTGGCCTATGCGCAGCCCGCTCCTCCGCCGGCCGGCCCGGGTGGTCCCGGTGCGCGCCCGCCCATGAGCCGCGAGGATTTCGAATCCCTGACCGATGCCCGCATCGCGTCCATCCAGGCGGGCCTCAAGCTCACGGCCGATCAGCAGAAGCTCTGGGGCCCGGTCGAGCAGGCCCTGCGGGCCCAGTCCGCTGCGCGGATCCAGCGGGTCGAGGAGCGGCGTCAGAACGGCCCCCGCAAGGAGCGCCCAGACATGATGCAGCGCCTCGAGCGCAGGGCCGAGATGGCCTCACGGCAGTCCGAGTCGCTTAACAACCTCTCGACCGCCATGAAGCCCTTCTGGGCCTCTCTGGACGACCGGCAGAAGCGCCTCCTGCCGATCCTCATGCGTGACGGGCGCCAGGGCCGTCGCATGGCCTGGCACGGTCACGGTCACCGCGGCGATCATGGCCGCATGGGCATGATGCATCGTGGCCAAGGCATGCAGGGCCAGGGCGCGCAGGCTCCGGCGGGCAACCAGCCCCCAGCCCCGCCGAAGCAGCCGTAACGGGAAAAGGCCGCCTCCGGGCGGCCTTTTTCATAGGCCCGCCTTATGGAACCGGGAGAGGCAGCCCACGGCCGGAAACAGCCCCAAAGTCTCGGGCGAGACATCGAATTCACGTCCGAGGCTTTAAGTTTCTGTTTTTGAGCATCTTTTCCCCCAAAACAGCTTCCTACTTTTGCGCCCGATGCTCTAGTCACCCGGGCGTTCCGCCATTATGGTGCCGGCCAAATCGACAGGTTCAGAGCAGGCGCGATGGCTGAGAGCAAAGGCACCCCTCATTTTCACAACGAGCCGGGCGTTCCGGTGATTTACGTGGGCTCGAAGGAATTCATGTGCATCGGCGCGAAGCCGCCCATGGACCATCCTCACATCTTCTGCGACATGGGCCGGGATTCGGAGCTCGTCTGCTCCTATTGCTCGACCCTCTATAAGTACGATCCTTCCCTGAAGACCTTCGAGTCCCGCCCGGCGGAATGCGCCTGGGTCGAGCCCGAAATCGCCGCCGACATTCCGCATCCGGGCCGGTGAGCGGCCGCTCCTTCGCGGTCGTCGGTGCCGGCATCGGCGGCCTGACGGCAGCGCTCGTCCTGGCCCGCCAGGGCCATGCGGTCACCCTCGTGGAACGGCGGACCGGCTTTGCGGAGGTCGGCGCCGGGCTGCAGCTCTCGCCCAATGCGAGCCGCATCCTCCTGGGTCTCGGCCTCGGCGCGGCCCTGCGCCGGGTGGCGAGCGAGCCGGACCGGGTTGTGATCCGCAGCCTCCGCTCGGGCCGCGAGATCGGCCGGATCGCCTTAGGCTCCTTCATGCGCGAGCGCTTCGACGCACCCTACTGGGTGGTGCACCGGGCCGATCTGCAGACCGTGCTTCTCGATGCGGTGCGCTCCCTCCCGACCATCCGCATCGTCATGGGCCGCACGGTGGAAACAGTCACCGACGGGCCGGACCGGGCGAGCCTCGTCATGGAATCCGCCAATGGGGCCCGCGAGAGCCTCGAGGCCGATGCGATCATCGGCGCGGACGGCGTCTGGTCCAAGATCCGCCAGGCCCTCGGCGACAAGGCCGCACCCACCTTCCGCAACGCCATTGCGTGGCGCACCACCATCGACCGCCTCGCGGCACCGGCCCAACTGTCCGGCAACGAGACCGGCCTCTGGCTCGGCCCACGGGGCCACGTGGTCCATTATCCCATCGCGGGCGGCGCGAGGATCAACATCGTCGCCATAGAGAAGAGCACGAGCCCGGTGGACGGCTGGGCCGCCCCCGGGGACCGGAACGTCATCCTGGCCCATTACGGCTCCGCTGCTCCGGCCTTGCGCGCCCTCCTCGGCGCCGCAACCGAGTGGCTGCGCTGGTCCCTGTTCGATCACCCGGCCGGACGATTTGCGCAGGGACGTATCGCGCTCCTCGGGGATGCGGCCCACCCTGTCCTGCCCTTCCTGGCCCAGGGCGCAGCCCTGGCGATCGAGGATGCGGCCGCCCTCGGGAGCCTGCTCCAGGACCCGCAGGCGGATATCCCGCAAAGCTTCCGAGCTTACGAGGCCCAGCGCCGCGACCGCGCCCGACAGGTCCAGGATCATGCCCGGCGCAACGGGCGGATCTACCATGCGGGCGCCCTCGTGGCCTTCGGCCGCGACCGGGTCATCCGTCATCTCGGCCCCGAAGGCATGGTCGAGCGCTACGGCTGGCTCTACGGCTACGGGGGATGACTGCGCGCTCACGCCCGGACGGGCTTGCGCTCCCGCCCGCGGCCCGATAACCGTCAACCGATGCGGACGTGGCGAAACCGGTAGACGCAAGGGACTTAAAATCCCTCGGGCTATGCCCGTGCGGGTTCGACCCCCGCCGTCCGCACCATCCTAATTTGGGACGTCCTTCCGCACACGAAGACGTGATAAATGCTGTCCTTGTAGGGGCTTCGGCCGCCTCCCAATTCATGGAGTGCGGACCTCATCTATGCCCCCCGCACACCCCTTGTGCCAGGTCCGTAAACTGCAGAGACCTAGGTCCTTTTTTCAAAGCCCGCCACTTCAGAGCGGGCTTTCTTTTGTGCCCTGCACCTCGACAGGCCGACCGCCCCTGTTACTCTATCCACGTGACCACCTGAGGGGCCTTGCATGCACGCCGACATCGCACCGGGCGAGCCGCTTTTTGTCGAGACGGACACACCGCCGCCCGGCGCTTACGAGGCGCTGCTCGGCGAGCTGCGCCGTTTCACGACGGGCGCCGTCGGAGCGCCGGACAACCACGATTTCGCAGTCCTGATTCTCGATCCCGGCACCGAGGTTCCGCTCGGCGGGCTGTGGGCGCAGTCACGCTGGGGCGGGTTTCACATCGACATGATCGTCGTGCCCGAGGCCCTGCGCGGTCGCGGCGCGGGCACGCGACTGATGCAGGCCGCCGAGGCGGAGGCGCGGCGCCGGGAATGCCGGCATATGTGGCTCGAAACCTACAGCTTCCAGGCTCGGCCCTTCTACGAGAAGCTCGGCTTTCGCGTCTTCGGCCAGCTCGACGGACCGGGGCCGATCTATCCCCGTTTCTTCATGACAAAGATCCTGTCCTGAGACGGCTCTCTTCTCACGTGACGGAACCACAGCCGAGCCCATGACGTTCGCTCGGCACGGTACATGTTGATTTTCGGAGATCACGCGATGAAGAAGCTGGCTTTCATCCTGCTGGCGGGTGCCTTCAGCACGGCTGCCTTCGCCCAGGACACTACGACGACGATCAAGAAAGAGGACGGTATCCTCGGCAGCAAGACGACCATCGAGCGCAAGACCGAGCCGAGCGACACCACCACGTCCACGTCCGTGACGACCACCGGCAGCGTCGGCTGCACCACCGAGACGAAGCATAAGACGAACGAGTTCGGAGACACGAAGACGACGAAGAAGACGGAGTGCTGATCCCGTCAGTATCCGAGTCCTGCCGAAAAGCCCCGGTCTTCCGGGGCTTTTCCATATATGTCTTCCGGGATCAATCGTCGAAGAAATCCGCCGGGCCGCTGCGGCAGCGATAGCCGACAGGGCATTGCGGCGTATCACGCGCGGGCACCCAGGCGGGCTCGATATATTCGTTGATCTCGCAGAAGCTCCGGTCTCGGACGAAACGGTCATACGTATAGGTGCCGGTGCCCAGCACGGCGGCGCCGTTGGCGGCGACGATCTGCTGGGCTTGACGGCACGGCATGCTCGGCGTGAAGGGGCGCTGCTGCGCGAATGCGGTCGTCGCGAAGGCCGTGAAGGCGAGAGTCAGGGCTAACTTCTTCATCGTTCGTGTCCGATCCGGGACCTCTGCGGGAGAAACTAGAGGAAGGCCCGTCAGAGCCCAGCCGACAACACCGATTTGTGACCGAAGGATCCGATTGTCTGCTCAGCTTACAGCATCGGCTGCAGGCGCCGGGCCATCTCGACGGCGCCTGCATAATCCGTCTTGCCCGAGCCGAGGACCGGGATCGACGCAACCAGGATCGCCTTCGGCACCCAGAACTCCGGGAAGCCCTCTTTCTGGGCGTGACGGAGAAGCGCGTCGCGGTCCGCGTCCGGCTTCTCGGTAACGAGGACGATCTGCTCGCCCTTGCGTGGATCAGGCAGCGCCACGACCACGTGCGAGAAGGTGGGCCACAGGCGCTGGACCAACGCCTCCACGGCCGCGAGCGAGACCATCTCGCCGCCGATCTTTGCGAAGCGCTTGGCCCGGCCCAGGATGCTGACCAGCCCGTCCTCGCCCACGGCCACGATATCGCCCGTGTCGTGCCATCCGCCGGACGGCGGCAGGATCCCGCCCGGGCTATCCGGATCGAGATAGCCCTTCATGACATTGGGCCCGCGCACGAAGAGACGCCCGCCCTCGTGGACGCCCTCCACCGGGTCGAGCCGCCACTCGATGCCGGGCAAGAACGGACCGACCGCCCCTTCTCGGCTGCGGCCCGGCACGCTCACGGCGATCACCGGGGAGCATTCCGTCGCGCCGTAGCCTTCGAGGATCACGGTGCCGTGGCGATCCCAGAGCCTGCGGGTTTCGTCCTTCACGCGCTCGGCGCCCGCGATGGCGTAGCGCACGCTCGCAAGATCATCCTCTCCGGCCGCGCGGGCATAGCCCTGGAGGAAGGTGTCGGTGGCGAGCATGATCGTCGCGTGCGTTCCGGCCACGAGCTTCGGGATCTGCCGGTAATGCAGCGGGCTCGGATAGAGCACCGATTTCATGCCGTTGAGGACAGCCGTCAGGAGCCCGGCCGTCAGGCCGAAGGAATGGAAGATCGGCAGTGGGTTGAAGAAGACGTCGTCATCCCCCAGCACATCGCCCGCCTGAGCCTTCACCTGATAGGCATTGGCCACGAGATTGGCGTTGGACAGGGCGACGCCCTTCGGCCGTCCCTCGGAACCCGAGGTGAACAGCACTACGGCCGCATCGTCGGGCTTCACGCCCGCCCGGGCATGGACCTTACGGGCAAGCCAGCTCTCGACCAGGGCACGGATCTTATCGAGGCTCGTGATCGTGCCGCGCAGGTCCTCCAGGTAGAGGATCCGGCGCCCGGCGCCGAGGCTCGCGATCACGTCGTCGAGCTTGCCCTGCTCGATGAAACGGCGGGACGTGACAATGGTCCCAATTTTCCCGATCTCGCAGGCTGCCTCCAGGTTCCGGGTCCCGGCCGTGAAGTTGAGGAAGGCCGGAACGCGCCCGAAGGCGTTGAGGCCGAAAAGCGTGACCGCGATGGCCTGCACGTTCGGCAGCAGGATCCCGATCGTCCCGCCCGGCTCGACCGCCGCGGAGAGCTTGCGCCCGAGGAGCAGGGCCGCGAGAACGAGGCGCCCGAAGGTGACGGGCTGGCGCTCCATGTCCTCCAACGCGACCTTGTTGCGGCCGAAACGGTCCCGCGCGTCGAGAAGGGCGACGAACAGGCTCTTCCGCGTCGCGGCGATGTCGAATGCGGCCAAGGCGCCCTCCCCGGTCCGCCGGCTCAGCCGGCCGAGCCTTCGCGGATCGGCGCCTGGTAGGCGAGACCCATATCCCACGGGAAATAGATCCAAGTGTCCTGGCTCACTTCGGTCACGAAGGTATCGACCATCGGGCGGCCGGCGGGCTTGGCATAGACGGTGGCGAAATGGGCGTTCGGCAGCATGTCGCGCACGATCTTGGCGGTCTTGCCCGTATCGGTCAGGTCGTCCACCACGAGGACGCCCTTGCCGGTGCCGCCGCCAATCGCCTTGATGGGGGGAGCGATATCCTTGAGCACCCGCAGCTCGCCCTGGCTCTTGTAGTCATGGTAGCTGGCGACGCAGACGCTCTCGATCAGCCGGACGTCGAGTTCGCGAGCCACGATGGCGGCCGGGACGAGACCACCGCGCGTGATGCACACGATGGCCTCGAAGGGACCGGCCGCGGCCAGTCGCCAGGCCAGGGCCCGGGCATCGCGGTGAAACTGATCCCAGGAGACCGGGAAGGCTTTGGGGGAGGACGGGGACATCGGGTTCGCTCTCAGGCTTGACGGTTGGGGCAGATTCTAAAGGGGGTTGCGGTCGCCCTTGAGACGGGCGAGCAATTGGATGACCGCCTCGGCGGCGGCCTCGACCGCAGCAGCGTCCTTGCCGCGCACCACGATCTGGTTGCGGAAGCCGTTCGCCGAGAAGGACGGGTAGGAGCCGATGGAGACGCGCTCGTCGGCGGCCGCGATGGCCGCGAGGCCCTCGGCATAATGGCCTTCCGGGATCCCTTCCGCCTCGATGAGCCGGGAAATCATCTTCGCACCGGTCTCGAGGGTGGGCGCGATGGAATCGAGCATCACCTGCATGATGGCCGGCACGCCCGCCATGACGAAGACATTGCCGATCCGGAAGCCGGGCGCCTTGGAGATGGGGTTCTCGATGAGGTCGGCCCCATCGGGGATACGGGCCATGCGCATGCGGGCCTCGTTCAGCTCGCCGGGCTGGTAGCGCTCCTGCAGCATGGCGACCGCGCGGGGATCGTGGCCGATCCCGACCCCGAAGGCCTTCGCCATGCTGTCGGCCGTGATGTCGTCGTGGGTCGGGCCGATGCCGCCCGTGGTGAACAGGTAGGTGTAGCGCTGCCGCAGGGCGTTCACGGCCGCGACGATCTCGGCCTCCACGTCCGGAACGATCCTGACTTCGCGAAGATCGATGCCGATCCCGGTCAGGTACTTGGCCACGTAGCCGATATTCTTGTCCTTGGTGCGCCCTGTGAGGATCTCATCGCCGATGATGAGGAGCGCGGCTGTGACGGAAACGGCCATGGGCAAGGGTCCTTTTGAGGGCGTTTAGCGCCGGATGCGGCATTTCTCAAGCAAGCCTGCGGTTGATGCAGGGGCTTCTCCCCTGCTAGGGAGGCTGCCCGCCCTCCGATCCCGGTTTGTTCCCATGATTTTTTCCGAACCCCTGCTCGAGGGCCGCCTGATCGAACGCTACAAGCGCTTCCTCGCCGACGTGACGCTCGACACCGGCGAGCAGGTCACGGCCCACTGCGCCAATCCGGGCGCCATGATGGGGCTAAAGGAGCCCGGCTCCCGGGTGCTTCTGTCCCGCGCCTCCAATCCGAAGCGCAAGCTTGCCTATAATTGGGAATTCGTAGAGGTGGCAGCCGGCGGCGGGCCGCCCCAGCTCGTGGGCATCAACACCTCCCGGCCCAACCTCCTGGTCGCCGAGGCCCTGCGCGAGAACAGGCTCGCGCCCTTTACGGGGTACGACCGGGTGCGGCCGGAGGTGAAATACGGCCGCAACAGCCGGATCGACTTCCTGCTCGAGAAGGACGGCGCGCCGCCCTGCTACCTGGAGGTCAAGAACTGCCACCTGATGCGGGAGGCGGATTTCGCCGAATTCCCCGACTGCGTCGCGGCCCGCAGCGCCAAGCACCTCTACGAGCTCGCCGACATGGTTGCGGCGGGAGCCCGCGCGGCCCTGGTCTATGTGAT contains:
- a CDS encoding Spy/CpxP family protein refolding chaperone, which gives rise to MKTLAILSAASALALAGTVAYAQPAPPPAGPGGPGARPPMSREDFESLTDARIASIQAGLKLTADQQKLWGPVEQALRAQSAARIQRVEERRQNGPRKERPDMMQRLERRAEMASRQSESLNNLSTAMKPFWASLDDRQKRLLPILMRDGRQGRRMAWHGHGHRGDHGRMGMMHRGQGMQGQGAQAPAGNQPPAPPKQP
- a CDS encoding zinc-finger domain-containing protein; amino-acid sequence: MAESKGTPHFHNEPGVPVIYVGSKEFMCIGAKPPMDHPHIFCDMGRDSELVCSYCSTLYKYDPSLKTFESRPAECAWVEPEIAADIPHPGR
- a CDS encoding FAD-dependent oxidoreductase yields the protein MSGRSFAVVGAGIGGLTAALVLARQGHAVTLVERRTGFAEVGAGLQLSPNASRILLGLGLGAALRRVASEPDRVVIRSLRSGREIGRIALGSFMRERFDAPYWVVHRADLQTVLLDAVRSLPTIRIVMGRTVETVTDGPDRASLVMESANGARESLEADAIIGADGVWSKIRQALGDKAAPTFRNAIAWRTTIDRLAAPAQLSGNETGLWLGPRGHVVHYPIAGGARINIVAIEKSTSPVDGWAAPGDRNVILAHYGSAAPALRALLGAATEWLRWSLFDHPAGRFAQGRIALLGDAAHPVLPFLAQGAALAIEDAAALGSLLQDPQADIPQSFRAYEAQRRDRARQVQDHARRNGRIYHAGALVAFGRDRVIRHLGPEGMVERYGWLYGYGG
- a CDS encoding N-acetyltransferase, with the protein product MHADIAPGEPLFVETDTPPPGAYEALLGELRRFTTGAVGAPDNHDFAVLILDPGTEVPLGGLWAQSRWGGFHIDMIVVPEALRGRGAGTRLMQAAEAEARRRECRHMWLETYSFQARPFYEKLGFRVFGQLDGPGPIYPRFFMTKILS
- a CDS encoding AMP-binding protein — encoded protein: MAAFDIAATRKSLFVALLDARDRFGRNKVALEDMERQPVTFGRLVLAALLLGRKLSAAVEPGGTIGILLPNVQAIAVTLFGLNAFGRVPAFLNFTAGTRNLEAACEIGKIGTIVTSRRFIEQGKLDDVIASLGAGRRILYLEDLRGTITSLDKIRALVESWLARKVHARAGVKPDDAAVVLFTSGSEGRPKGVALSNANLVANAYQVKAQAGDVLGDDDVFFNPLPIFHSFGLTAGLLTAVLNGMKSVLYPSPLHYRQIPKLVAGTHATIMLATDTFLQGYARAAGEDDLASVRYAIAGAERVKDETRRLWDRHGTVILEGYGATECSPVIAVSVPGRSREGAVGPFLPGIEWRLDPVEGVHEGGRLFVRGPNVMKGYLDPDSPGGILPPSGGWHDTGDIVAVGEDGLVSILGRAKRFAKIGGEMVSLAAVEALVQRLWPTFSHVVVALPDPRKGEQIVLVTEKPDADRDALLRHAQKEGFPEFWVPKAILVASIPVLGSGKTDYAGAVEMARRLQPML
- the gpt gene encoding xanthine phosphoribosyltransferase, translated to MSPSSPKAFPVSWDQFHRDARALAWRLAAAGPFEAIVCITRGGLVPAAIVARELDVRLIESVCVASYHDYKSQGELRVLKDIAPPIKAIGGGTGKGVLVVDDLTDTGKTAKIVRDMLPNAHFATVYAKPAGRPMVDTFVTEVSQDTWIYFPWDMGLAYQAPIREGSAG
- a CDS encoding molybdopterin-binding protein, coding for MAVSVTAALLIIGDEILTGRTKDKNIGYVAKYLTGIGIDLREVRIVPDVEAEIVAAVNALRQRYTYLFTTGGIGPTHDDITADSMAKAFGVGIGHDPRAVAMLQERYQPGELNEARMRMARIPDGADLIENPISKAPGFRIGNVFVMAGVPAIMQVMLDSIAPTLETGAKMISRLIEAEGIPEGHYAEGLAAIAAADERVSIGSYPSFSANGFRNQIVVRGKDAAAVEAAAEAVIQLLARLKGDRNPL
- the sfsA gene encoding DNA/RNA nuclease SfsA → MIFSEPLLEGRLIERYKRFLADVTLDTGEQVTAHCANPGAMMGLKEPGSRVLLSRASNPKRKLAYNWEFVEVAAGGGPPQLVGINTSRPNLLVAEALRENRLAPFTGYDRVRPEVKYGRNSRIDFLLEKDGAPPCYLEVKNCHLMREADFAEFPDCVAARSAKHLYELADMVAAGARAALVYVIQMRASRFAVARDIDPVYDKAFRHALAAGVESYAYICRISPDGIAIDHPVPIVTPR